One segment of Primulina tabacum isolate GXHZ01 chromosome 6, ASM2559414v2, whole genome shotgun sequence DNA contains the following:
- the LOC142548270 gene encoding transcription factor CYCLOIDEA-like, whose amino-acid sequence MFGKSSYLHPPQVSQSLQSRGSTSAVDIVKGDEILLHDHHQQQDMLPGHYLATNEPFIETSTLYNQDVGGSNEDPSALANTFSIKQTVKKDRHSKIVTSQGPRDRRVRLSIGIARKFFDLQEMLGFDKPSKTLEWLLTKSKVAIKDLVHTKKSSSAKSASPSECEVVLNGEAFEYGSCLLPADSKTKSVLMNANQCKGAKDPTQSASSLAKESRAKARARARERTKEKMSIKKLNESRNMNNLFEVCRPSASNSQPILHCPITNEATAATVAATEHIIQESNVVKRMLRHHPSFFGFHCSLPSPNINENWDVSSLTSQSNFCDILDQQHKFINRSSNI is encoded by the exons ATGTTTGGCAAGAGCTCATACCTTCATCCTCCTCAGGTTTCACAGTCTCTTCAATCTCGTGGGTCTACTTCTGCCGTAGACATCGTTAAAGGAGATGAAATTCTACTTCATGACCACCACCAGCAGCAAGACATGCTTCCCGGCCATTATTTAGCCACAAATGAGCCGTTTATTGAGACTTCAACCTTGTATAATCAAGATGTTGGTGGGAGTAATGAAGATCCTTCTGCCTTGGCCAACACATTTTCAATAAAGCAAACGGTGAAAAAAGATCGGCACAGTAAAATCGTGACGTCTCAGGGGCCGAGGGATCGCAGAGTCAGGTTGTCCATTGGCATAGCGCGAAAGTTCTTTGATCTTCAAGAGATGCTCGGTTTTGACAAGCCAAGTAAAACACTTGAGTGGTTGTTAACGAAATCGAAAGTAGCAATTAAAGATCTGGTTCATACAAAGAAGAGTTCTAGTGCTAAGAGCGCTTCTCCTTCTGAATGCGAAGTAGTGTTAAATGGTGAAGCTTTTGAATATGGGAGTTGTTTATTACCTGCGGATTCAAAGACAAAATCAGTGTTGATGAATGCTAACCAATGTAAAGGAGCTAAAGATCCAACACAGAGTGCGTCATCTCTAGCTAAAGAATCGAGGGCTAAGGCAAGAGCAAGGGCTAGGGAAAGAACGAAGGAGAAAATGAGCATCAAGAAGCTAAATGAATCAAGAAACATGAACAATTTGTTTGAAGTTTGCAGACCATCGGCATCTAATAGCCAACCTATTCTTCATTGTCCCATAACCAATGAAGCTACTGCTGCCACAGTAGCAGCAACTGAACACATAATTCAAGAATCAAATGTCGTTAAAAGGATGCTGAGGCACCATCCTTCGTTTTTCGGGTTTCATTGCAGTCTCCCATCTCCTAATATCAATGAGAATTGGGATGTTAGCAGTTTAACCTCACAATCCAACTTTTGTGACATTTTGGATCAGCAGCACAAGTTCATCAATAG ATCTTCAAACATATAA
- the LOC142549738 gene encoding translation initiation factor eIF2B subunit delta-like — MDPRRVPRAASDPKVRHVGFFAPGAAPDRSRSGPPDPTSSSPPVSNISPSSNSLSPVMIPPPRLLSADLSRRFPQGTPLSHLHAARARDYSSIPVGSYNPSEFISPTATTEFSEDFMSPKRGLRSGSGKFATSLPAGGFDMAAVKQRSVANLTTDVIDGESNVEVRKELGPANGKTSKEKTTKAERRAIQEAQRAKKASDKGGGGEASGVNSANANKALKVVPLKKDGSLVASSDKKRGDRQPDKDRKKDVTHPRTRMQFDDENRVEKAKKRSVVKQIEAKNRVELFRHLPQYEHGTRLPDLEAKFFQLGPVHPSVYKVGLRYLAGEISGGNARCIAMLQAFQESIKDYTTPPEKTLIRDLTTKINGYVSFLIECRPLSISMGNAIRFLKTRIAKISLTLSESEAKENLISDIDRFISEKITLADKVIVKHAVTKIRDGDVLLTYASSSVVEMILSHAQELGKQFRVVVVDSRPKLEGQKLLRRLVEKGISCTYTHINAVSYIMHEVTRVLLGASSVLSNGTVYSRVGTASVAMVAHQFRVPVLICCEAYKFHERVQLDSICSNELGDPDAIARVSGRKEISYLNGWVKSENLQILNLIYDATPSDYVSMIITDYGMIPPTSVPVVVREYGRENLWMQ, encoded by the exons ATGGACCCTCGCCGCGTTCCACGGGCCGCCAGCGACCCTAAAGTTCGGCACGTCGGTTTCTTCGCTCCGGGGGCTGCACCCGATCGATCTCGTTCGGGTCCACCCGACCCGACATCCTCGTCGCCACCTGTCTCCAACATCTCACCCTCCAGCAACTCCTTGTCACCGGTCATGATCCCGCCGCCGCGCCTTCTATCTGCGGATCTCTCCCGCCGCTTCCCTCAAGGGACGCCTTTATCTCATCTACACGCCGCTCGAGCTAGGGATTATTCTTCGATTCCGGTTGGAAGTTATAATCCGTCCGAGTTTATATCTCCGACGGCGACTACGGAGTTCTCGGAGGACTTCATGTCTCCTAAACGGGGCCTCAGGAGTGGTTCTGGGAAATTCGCTACTTCATTGCCTGCTGGGGGATTTGATATGGCGGCTGTGAAGCAGAGGAGTGTAGCGAACTTGACTACTGATGTTATAG ATGGAGAGTCAAATGTGGAAGTTCGGAAAGAGCTGGGGCCTGCTAATGGAAAGACATCGAAGGAGAAGACTACAAAGGCTGAGAGACGTGCTATTCAAGAGGCTCAACGAGCGAAAAAGGCTTCTGATAAAG GTGGAGGAGGTGAGGCATCTGGGGTCAATTCTGCAAATGCCAATAAGGCATTGAAGGTTGTTCCACTGAAGAAAGATGGCTCTCTGGTTGCATCTTCTGATAAAAAACGTGGTGATCGTCAGCCAGATAAAGATAGGAAGAAAGATGTCACTCATCCAAGGACAAGGATGCAGTTTGATGATGAAAATAGAGTCGAGAAGGCAAAGAAGCGTTCAGTAGTAAAACAGATAGAGGCAAAAAACAGAGTTGAACTATTTAGGCATCTACCACAGTACGAACATGGAACACGGCTTCCTGATCTCGAAGCCAAGTTCTTTCAATTAGGTCCAGTTCATCCTTCCGTTTACAAG GTTGGTCTGAGATATCTAGCTGGGGAAATATCTGGCGGCAATGCACGTTGTATTGCTATGCTTCAAGCATTTCAAGAATCTATCAAAGACTACACTACGCCACCCGAGAAAACCCTTATCCGGGACTTGACTACAAAAATAAATGGTTATGTCTCTTTTCTGATTGAATGCAGACCCCTTTCAATCAGCATGGGGAATGCTATTAGGTTTCTTAAAACTCGAATTGCAAAAATATCTTTGACCCTCTCAGAGTCAGAGGCAAAAGAGAATCTTATTTCCGATATCGACCGTTTTATTAGTGAGAAGATAACTCTAGCAGACAAGGTAATTGTGAAGCATGCTGTGACAAAAATTAGGGATGGTGATGTTCTTCTCACTTATGCATCGTCATCTGTTGTCGAGATGATATTGTCACATGCCCAAGAACTTGGTAAACAGTTCCGAGTTGTAGTGGTGGATTCTCGTCCAAAGCTCGAAGGCCAGAAGTTACTTCGTAGGCTTGTGGAAAAGGGTATTAGTTGTACATATACTCACATAAATGCGGTTTCTTATATCATGCATGAAGTAACTAGAGTACTTTTGGGTGCTTCATCGGTGTTGTCTAATGGGACGGTTTACTCGAGGGTTGGCACTGCATCTGTTGCTATGGTTGCTCATCAATTCCGGGTCCCGGTCTTGATTTGTTGTGAAGCATACAAGTTTCACGAAAGGGTTCAACTTGATTCGATTTGCTCTAATGAACTTG GTGATCCTGATGCTATTGCTAGGGTTTCTGGCAGAAAGGAAATCAGTTACTTGAATGGCTGGGTGAAGAGTGAGAATCTACAGATTCTGAATCTGAT CTATGATGCGACACCTTCAGATTATGTTTCAATGATTATCACGGACTATGGCATG ATCCCACCCACGAGTGTTCCTGTTGTTGTGCGCGAATACGGCAGAGAAAACTTATGGATGCAGTGA
- the LOC142548272 gene encoding histone acetyltransferase HAC1-like, with the protein MKQDFSGYIRYGHRTSMGVNVEDSQPVHQSSKTEDPDLSDDGSLYTIVREAKQFSEMNRRQLATVNSKRFSFIQNSEKDLRMDNHVSGNQYMGNVVASFCSENSCLADKQQTGCCYTSKVKSDLILSSEYKSYDGMPKLIEVPPPIVQEEEIKIKSWAKRGRPDANCFSPESTASNLSGVELRKNGAGISLIDFFTAEQIKVHLRSLNQRNNLIDGEESVENTRRHAFGENMCQLCLMDEIKLAPPSMYCTSCEAPIKCNLSYYWTVDEMGTRHIVCTRCFRGSRSNIVVKGLSISKDKLCKDKNTEADDEAWVKCDKCECWQHQICALCNSKQDLEGEVKYTCPFCRLAEMKATEHVSTPLAIGAQDLPRTMLSDHIEQRLFRSLERERKQRAESLGKSPGEVPGASDLTVRVVLSVNKQVKVSPKFLDILDGEKYPTEFPYKSKVILLFQKVEGVDVCLLAMYVQEFGSECEQPNQRSIYISYLDSVKYFRPEIKTVAGEALRTFVYHEIMIGYLSYCKRRGFTTCYIWACPPSKGDDYIFYCHPETQKMPKNLRAWYKNFLRKAKKENVVVECTNFYNCFFIPSGKDNYKITAARLPYFFGDYWSGAAEDIIRNIEKDNEEKSSKKVKKTITKRSLRATGHSDSSADSTMDIQVMQQLGHTILPNKEDFFVVRLQLTCVNCREAILSGNRWSCNQCCYHLCSRCHDVMENLAGDTHTKVCLEKHLLLQIAVDVPENTEDKDITLDNEFFESRHSFLSFCQKNNYQFDTLRRSKHSSMMILYHIQNMTELTIGTICSICQQNTTVEWHCEICSEFLVCTACYQKEGDGCHVHKLIQHSMKADLRTTSKKMQQQRALEAKALLDLLSHANRCLSSIGNPCSYPNCRAVKNLFFHSRGCARRAYGGCEKCKKIWYLLCLHSRNCADSSCKFPRCMDIKNFKEKSAAESEVLRRAAVKGSHRNNIL; encoded by the exons ATGAAACAAGATTTTTCAGGATATATCCGCTATGGACATCGTACTTCAATGGGCGTTAACGTTGAGGATAGTCAACCGGTTCATCAAAGTAGCAAGACTGAGGATCCTGATTTATCTGATGATGGATCATTGTACACAATAGTTCGTGAAGCGAaacaattttctgaaatgaaccgTCGACAATTAGCCACTGTGAACAGTAAAAGGTTTAGCTTCATACAGAATTCCGAAAAAGATCTTCGAATGGATAACCATGTTTCTGGTAATCAATATATGGGCAATGTCGTTGCTTCCTTCTGTTCTGAAAATAGTTGTCTGGCTGATAAACAACAGACGGGGTGTTGTTATACCAGCAAGGTCAAATCTGatctaattttgagttcagaatATAAGAGCTATGATGGCATGCCTAAGCTAATTGAAGTGCCTCCTCCCATTGTTCAAGAAGAAGAGATCAAAATCAAGTCTTGGGCTAAACGTGGAAGACCAGATGCAAATTGTTTCTCACCTGAATCAACTGCTAGTAACCTGTCTGGAGTAGAATTGAGGAAAAATGGAGCGGGAATTTCTTTAATTGATTTCTTCACAGCTGAGCAAATTAAAGTACACTTGCGAAGTCTAAATCAGCGAAACAACCTG ATTGATGGTGAGGAATCAGTTGAAAACACAAGAAGACATGCTTTCGGTGAAAATATGTGTCAGTTATGCTTAATGGATGAGATTAAGCTAGCCCCTCCAAGTATGTACTGTACATCTTGCGAAGCTCCTATCAAATGCAACTTGAGCTATTATTGGACTGTGGATGAAATGGGTACACGACACATTGTTTGTACTCGTTGCTTTAGGGGTTCTCGTAGTAACATTGTAGTTAAGGGGCTCTCTATTTCCAAGGACAAGCTTTGTAAGGACAAGAATACAGAAGCAGATGATGAAGCT TGGGTAAAATGTGACAAGTGTGAATGTTGGCAACATCAGATTTGTGCTCTTTGTAATTCTAAACAAGATTTGGAGGGGGAAGTTAAATATACTTGCCCGTTTTGCCGATTAGCTGAGATGAAGGCAACGGAGCATGTATCCACACCTCTTGCTATTGGTGCACAGGATCTCCCGAGAACCATGCTTAGTGATCACATAGAGCAGAGACTTTTCAGAAGCCTCGAGCGAGAAAGAAAGCAAAGGGCGGAATCATTGGGAAAGTCTCCTGGAGAG GTACCTGGAGCTTCAGATCTCACAGTTAGAGTGGTGCTATCTGTcaataaacaagtaaaagtgaGCCCGAAGTTTTTAGATATCCTCGATGGTGAAAAGTATCCAACTGAGTTTCCATATAAATCAAAG GTCATCCTTTTGTTTCAAAAGGTTGAAGGTGTAGATGTATGTCTCTTGGCTATGTATGTCCAAGAGTTTGGATCAGAATGTGAACAACCAAATCAGCGCAGCATATATATTTCATATCTGGATTCAGTAAAGTATTTTAGACCGGAAATAAAAACTGTTGCTGGAGAGGCTTTGCGTACTTTTGTATACCACGAAATAATG ATTGGATATCTTAGCTACTGCAAGCGACGTGGTTTCACTACCTGCTACATATGGGCTTGCCCACCTTCAAAAGGAGATGATTACATATTTTATTGTCATCCAGAGACTCAAAAAATGCCAAAAAATCTGAGAGCATG GTACAAAAATTTTCTTCGGAAAGCCAAGAAGGAAAATGTTGTGGTGGAATGTACAAATTTCTATAACTGCTTCTTTATTCCAAGTGGAAAAGACAACTACAAGATAACAGCTGCTCGATTACCTTATTTTTTTGGAGATTACTGGTCTGGGGCTGCTGAGGATATCATACGAAACATTGAGAAGGATAATGAAGAAAAATCTTCAAAAAAAGTGAAAAAGACAATAACGAAGAGATCTTTAAGAGCAACAGGACATAGTGATTCATCTGCTGATTCAACGATGGATATTCAAGTGATGCAGCAG CTTGGGCATACTATCCTGCCAAATAAGGAAGACTTTTTTGTTGTCCGGTTGCAATTAACTTGCGTGAACTGCCGTGAAGCAATACTCTCTGGAAATCGTTGGAGTTGCAATCAATGCTGTTACCATTTATGTAGCAG ATGCCATGACGTGATGGAAAATCTAGCGGGGGATACACACACTAAAGTCTGCCTGGAAAAACATCTCCTCCTTCAG ATTGCTGTGGATGTGCCTGAAAACACAGAGGATAAAGATATCACTTTAGATAATGAGTTCTTCGAGAGCAGACACTCGTTCTTGAGTTTCTGTCAGAAAAATAATTATCAGTTTGACACACTTCGCCGCTCCAAGCATTCATCAATGATGATCTTGTACCATATCCAGAATATGACAGAACTAACAATTGGGACCATCTGCAGCATTTGCCAACAGAATACAACCGTGGAATGGCATTGTGAAATTTGTTCCGAGTTTCTTGTTTGCACTGCCTGCTATCAGAAAGAGGGCGATGGTTGCCACGTTCATAAGTTAATTCAGCACTCAATGAAAGCCGATTTGAGAACGACGAGTAagaaaatgcagcagcagaGAGCATTGGAG GCAAAGGCATTGTTGGATCTTTTGTCACATGCGAATCGGTGTTTGTCATCAATAGGAAACCCCTGCTCATATCCCAATTGCCGAGCTGTTAAAAATCTCTTCTTCCACAGTCGAGGGTGTGCACGTCGTGCTTATGGTGGTTGTGAAAAGTGTAAGAAAATCTGGTACCTCCTGTGTCTGCACTCAAGAAACTGTGCTGATTCTAGTTGCAAATTTCCTCGTTGCAT GGATATAAAGAACTTTAAAGAAAAGAGTGCAGCAGAATCCGAAGTTCTGAGGAGAGCTGCGGTTAAAGGAAGCCACCGCAACAACATTCTATGA